A stretch of the Orcinus orca chromosome 1, mOrcOrc1.1, whole genome shotgun sequence genome encodes the following:
- the EPS8L3 gene encoding epidermal growth factor receptor kinase substrate 8-like protein 3 isoform X2 → MSRPSSRAIYLHRKEYLQNLTSEPTHLQFRVEHLLTCKLGTQRVQEPKDALQKLQGMDAQGQVWSQDLLLQVRDGRLQLLDIETKEELESYRLDGIKDMDVALNTCSYNSVLSITVQDSGLPATSTLLFQCQEVGAEQLKISLQKALEEELEQRPRFGALLSGQDRCRGPLLERPIPKEQVPPLECRPPPEQHHWMTPEHNTPRSPRPLPHHSIIQNSSAFTLPPSRRSPSPGDPGQDQEVLSHVLRDIELFMEKLKEDQSNTSHKKKRQRKKQIKHQGGITEAHYIDCFQKIKYSFNLLGNLATMLQDTGAPVFIHLLFQTLNSILEQCPEPGLAVQVISPLLTTKAVDLLQSCLSPPESNLWKGLGIAWTTSQSKWTGSEPLPYQPTFYDGWQLPEPSYEEPSRYQDSTSLCGGSPRLGSNSHFAQEETHNHGRHPGPSRPRPVKPAVKMQVLYEFEARNPRELTVVQGEVLEVLDQSKRWWLVKNEMGRSGYIPSNILEPLQSGFPGSQSKSFPPAPGLRLSSRPEEVTAWLQAENFSTVTVKTLGSMTGRQLLHMRPGELQMLCPQEAPKVLARLEAVRRMLGMNP, encoded by the exons ATGTCCCGGCCCAGCAGCAGAGCCATTTACT TGCACCGGAAGGAGTACTTGCAGAATCTCACCTCAGAGCCCACCCACCTGCAGTTCAGGGTGGAG cACCTGCTGACATGTAAGCTGGGGACGCAGAGAGTCCAGGAGCCCAAGGATGCCCTGCAAAAGCTGCAGGGAATGGATGCTCAGGGCCAGGTGTGGAGCCAGGACTTGCTCCTGCAGGTCAGGGATGGCCGGCTCCAGCTGCTGGACATCGAGACAAAG GAGGAACTGGAATCTTACCGCCTGGACGGCATCAAGGACATGGACGTGGCACTCAACACCTGCTCCTACAACTCTGTCCTGTCCATCACTGTGCAGGATTCAGGCCTGCCAGCCACTAGCACTCTGCTTTTCCAGTGCCAGGAAGTGGGG GCAGAGCAACTGAAGATCAGCCTGCAGAAGGCTCTGGAGGAGGAGCTAGAGCAAAG GCCCCGATTCGGAGCCCTTCTCTCAGGTCAGGACAGATGCAGGGGGCCTCTTCTGGAAAGGCCGATCCCTAAGGAGCAGGTACCTCCTCTGGAGTGTAGACCCCCTCCAGAGCAGCACCACTGGATGACCCCAGAGCACA ACACACCACGATCCCCAAGGCCCCTGCCACACCACTCCATCATCCAAAACTCAAGTGCCTTCACTTTGCCTCCTTCGAGGAGGTCCCCATCCCCCGGGGACCCAGGACAGGATCAG GAGGTGCTGAGCCACGTCCTAAGAGACATCGAGCTATTCATGGAAAAGCTGAAGGAGGACCAGTCAAACACCAGTcataagaagaagagacagaggaagaaacagataaaGCATCAGGGGG GGATAACAGAGGCACATTACATCGACTGCTTCCAGAAGATCAAGTACAGCTTCAACCTCCTG GGAAACCTGGCCACGATGCTGCAGGATACAGGCGCCCCTGTGTTCATACACCTCCTCTTCCAAACTCTGAACTCC ATCCTGGAGCAGTGCCCTGAGCCTGGCCTAGCAGTCCAAGTGATCTCACCCCTCCTCACCACCAAGGCCGTTGATCTGCTGCAGTCCTGTCTAAGCCCACCTGAGAGTAACCTCTGGAAGGGGCTGGGCATAGCCTGGACCACCAGCCA GTCCAAATGGACAGGCAGTGAGCCCCTGCCCTACCAACCCACATTCTATGACGGTTGGCAGCTTCCAGAACCTTCCTACGAG GAACCTTCAAGATACCAAGACTCTACTTCCCTCTG TGGGGGGAGCCCTAGGTTAGGGAGCAACTCGCACTTTGCTCAAGAGGAGACACACAACCACGGACGCCACCCTGGGCCCTCCAGACCCAGACCTGTCAAGCCAGCCGTGAAAATGCAAGTCCTATATGAGTTTGAAGCTAGGAACCCACGGGAACTGACTGTGGTCCAGGGAGAGGTACTGGAG GTTCTGGACCAGAGTAAACGGTGGTGGCTGGTGAAGAATGAAATGGGACGGAGCGGCTACATCCCCAGCAACATCCTGGAGCCCCTGCAGTCGGGGTTCCCTGGAAGCCAGAGCAAGTCGTTCCCTCCG GCTCCAGGGCTTCGACTTAGCTCAAGGCCTGAGGAGGTCACAGCCTGGTTGCAGGCAGAGAACTTCTCCACTGT CACAGTGAAGACTCTCGGGTCCATGACGGGGCGCCAGCTGCTTCACATGAGACCTGGGGAGCTACAGATGCTGTGTCCCCAGGAGGCCCCAAAGGTCCTGGCACGGCTGGAGGCTGTCAGAAGGATGCTGGGG ATGAACCCTTAG
- the EPS8L3 gene encoding epidermal growth factor receptor kinase substrate 8-like protein 3 isoform X1 has product MSRPSSRAIYLHRKEYLQNLTSEPTHLQFRVEHLLTCKLGTQRVQEPKDALQKLQGMDAQGQVWSQDLLLQVRDGRLQLLDIETKEELESYRLDGIKDMDVALNTCSYNSVLSITVQDSGLPATSTLLFQCQEVGAEQLKISLQKALEEELEQRPRFGALLSGQDRCRGPLLERPIPKEQVPPLECRPPPEQHHWMTPEHNTPRSPRPLPHHSIIQNSSAFTLPPSRRSPSPGDPGQDQEVLSHVLRDIELFMEKLKEDQSNTSHKKKRQRKKQIKHQGGITEAHYIDCFQKIKYSFNLLGNLATMLQDTGAPVFIHLLFQTLNSILEQCPEPGLAVQVISPLLTTKAVDLLQSCLSPPESNLWKGLGIAWTTSQSKWTGSEPLPYQPTFYDGWQLPEPSYEEPSRYQDSTSLCGGSPRLGSNSHFAQEETHNHGRHPGPSRPRPVKPAVKMQVLYEFEARNPRELTVVQGEVLEVLDQSKRWWLVKNEMGRSGYIPSNILEPLQSGFPGSQSKSFPPAPGLRLSSRPEEVTAWLQAENFSTVEDSRVHDGAPAASHETWGATDAVSPGGPKGPGTAGGCQKDAGDEPLGSNSNTSKTKTFSQARWWI; this is encoded by the exons ATGTCCCGGCCCAGCAGCAGAGCCATTTACT TGCACCGGAAGGAGTACTTGCAGAATCTCACCTCAGAGCCCACCCACCTGCAGTTCAGGGTGGAG cACCTGCTGACATGTAAGCTGGGGACGCAGAGAGTCCAGGAGCCCAAGGATGCCCTGCAAAAGCTGCAGGGAATGGATGCTCAGGGCCAGGTGTGGAGCCAGGACTTGCTCCTGCAGGTCAGGGATGGCCGGCTCCAGCTGCTGGACATCGAGACAAAG GAGGAACTGGAATCTTACCGCCTGGACGGCATCAAGGACATGGACGTGGCACTCAACACCTGCTCCTACAACTCTGTCCTGTCCATCACTGTGCAGGATTCAGGCCTGCCAGCCACTAGCACTCTGCTTTTCCAGTGCCAGGAAGTGGGG GCAGAGCAACTGAAGATCAGCCTGCAGAAGGCTCTGGAGGAGGAGCTAGAGCAAAG GCCCCGATTCGGAGCCCTTCTCTCAGGTCAGGACAGATGCAGGGGGCCTCTTCTGGAAAGGCCGATCCCTAAGGAGCAGGTACCTCCTCTGGAGTGTAGACCCCCTCCAGAGCAGCACCACTGGATGACCCCAGAGCACA ACACACCACGATCCCCAAGGCCCCTGCCACACCACTCCATCATCCAAAACTCAAGTGCCTTCACTTTGCCTCCTTCGAGGAGGTCCCCATCCCCCGGGGACCCAGGACAGGATCAG GAGGTGCTGAGCCACGTCCTAAGAGACATCGAGCTATTCATGGAAAAGCTGAAGGAGGACCAGTCAAACACCAGTcataagaagaagagacagaggaagaaacagataaaGCATCAGGGGG GGATAACAGAGGCACATTACATCGACTGCTTCCAGAAGATCAAGTACAGCTTCAACCTCCTG GGAAACCTGGCCACGATGCTGCAGGATACAGGCGCCCCTGTGTTCATACACCTCCTCTTCCAAACTCTGAACTCC ATCCTGGAGCAGTGCCCTGAGCCTGGCCTAGCAGTCCAAGTGATCTCACCCCTCCTCACCACCAAGGCCGTTGATCTGCTGCAGTCCTGTCTAAGCCCACCTGAGAGTAACCTCTGGAAGGGGCTGGGCATAGCCTGGACCACCAGCCA GTCCAAATGGACAGGCAGTGAGCCCCTGCCCTACCAACCCACATTCTATGACGGTTGGCAGCTTCCAGAACCTTCCTACGAG GAACCTTCAAGATACCAAGACTCTACTTCCCTCTG TGGGGGGAGCCCTAGGTTAGGGAGCAACTCGCACTTTGCTCAAGAGGAGACACACAACCACGGACGCCACCCTGGGCCCTCCAGACCCAGACCTGTCAAGCCAGCCGTGAAAATGCAAGTCCTATATGAGTTTGAAGCTAGGAACCCACGGGAACTGACTGTGGTCCAGGGAGAGGTACTGGAG GTTCTGGACCAGAGTAAACGGTGGTGGCTGGTGAAGAATGAAATGGGACGGAGCGGCTACATCCCCAGCAACATCCTGGAGCCCCTGCAGTCGGGGTTCCCTGGAAGCCAGAGCAAGTCGTTCCCTCCG GCTCCAGGGCTTCGACTTAGCTCAAGGCCTGAGGAGGTCACAGCCTGGTTGCAGGCAGAGAACTTCTCCACTGT TGAAGACTCTCGGGTCCATGACGGGGCGCCAGCTGCTTCACATGAGACCTGGGGAGCTACAGATGCTGTGTCCCCAGGAGGCCCCAAAGGTCCTGGCACGGCTGGAGGCTGTCAGAAGGATGCTGGGG ATGAACCCTTAGGCAGCAACTCAAACACCTCCAAGACCAAGACTTTCTCACAAGCAAGATGGTGGATATGA
- the EPS8L3 gene encoding epidermal growth factor receptor kinase substrate 8-like protein 3 isoform X4: MSRPSSRAIYLHRKEYLQNLTSEPTHLQFRVEHLLTCKLGTQRVQEPKDALQKLQGMDAQGQVWSQDLLLQVRDGRLQLLDIETKEELESYRLDGIKDMDVALNTCSYNSVLSITVQDSGLPATSTLLFQCQEVGAEQLKISLQKALEEELEQRPRFGALLSGQDRCRGPLLERPIPKEQVPPLECRPPPEQHHWMTPEHNTPRSPRPLPHHSIIQNSSAFTLPPSRRSPSPGDPGQDQEVLSHVLRDIELFMEKLKEDQSNTSHKKKRQRKKQIKHQGGITEAHYIDCFQKIKYSFNLLILEQCPEPGLAVQVISPLLTTKAVDLLQSCLSPPESNLWKGLGIAWTTSQSKWTGSEPLPYQPTFYDGWQLPEPSYEEPSRYQDSTSLCGGSPRLGSNSHFAQEETHNHGRHPGPSRPRPVKPAVKMQVLYEFEARNPRELTVVQGEVLEVLDQSKRWWLVKNEMGRSGYIPSNILEPLQSGFPGSQSKSFPPAPGLRLSSRPEEVTAWLQAENFSTVEDSRVHDGAPAASHETWGATDAVSPGGPKGPGTAGGCQKDAGDEPLGSNSNTSKTKTFSQARWWI, translated from the exons ATGTCCCGGCCCAGCAGCAGAGCCATTTACT TGCACCGGAAGGAGTACTTGCAGAATCTCACCTCAGAGCCCACCCACCTGCAGTTCAGGGTGGAG cACCTGCTGACATGTAAGCTGGGGACGCAGAGAGTCCAGGAGCCCAAGGATGCCCTGCAAAAGCTGCAGGGAATGGATGCTCAGGGCCAGGTGTGGAGCCAGGACTTGCTCCTGCAGGTCAGGGATGGCCGGCTCCAGCTGCTGGACATCGAGACAAAG GAGGAACTGGAATCTTACCGCCTGGACGGCATCAAGGACATGGACGTGGCACTCAACACCTGCTCCTACAACTCTGTCCTGTCCATCACTGTGCAGGATTCAGGCCTGCCAGCCACTAGCACTCTGCTTTTCCAGTGCCAGGAAGTGGGG GCAGAGCAACTGAAGATCAGCCTGCAGAAGGCTCTGGAGGAGGAGCTAGAGCAAAG GCCCCGATTCGGAGCCCTTCTCTCAGGTCAGGACAGATGCAGGGGGCCTCTTCTGGAAAGGCCGATCCCTAAGGAGCAGGTACCTCCTCTGGAGTGTAGACCCCCTCCAGAGCAGCACCACTGGATGACCCCAGAGCACA ACACACCACGATCCCCAAGGCCCCTGCCACACCACTCCATCATCCAAAACTCAAGTGCCTTCACTTTGCCTCCTTCGAGGAGGTCCCCATCCCCCGGGGACCCAGGACAGGATCAG GAGGTGCTGAGCCACGTCCTAAGAGACATCGAGCTATTCATGGAAAAGCTGAAGGAGGACCAGTCAAACACCAGTcataagaagaagagacagaggaagaaacagataaaGCATCAGGGGG GGATAACAGAGGCACATTACATCGACTGCTTCCAGAAGATCAAGTACAGCTTCAACCTCCTG ATCCTGGAGCAGTGCCCTGAGCCTGGCCTAGCAGTCCAAGTGATCTCACCCCTCCTCACCACCAAGGCCGTTGATCTGCTGCAGTCCTGTCTAAGCCCACCTGAGAGTAACCTCTGGAAGGGGCTGGGCATAGCCTGGACCACCAGCCA GTCCAAATGGACAGGCAGTGAGCCCCTGCCCTACCAACCCACATTCTATGACGGTTGGCAGCTTCCAGAACCTTCCTACGAG GAACCTTCAAGATACCAAGACTCTACTTCCCTCTG TGGGGGGAGCCCTAGGTTAGGGAGCAACTCGCACTTTGCTCAAGAGGAGACACACAACCACGGACGCCACCCTGGGCCCTCCAGACCCAGACCTGTCAAGCCAGCCGTGAAAATGCAAGTCCTATATGAGTTTGAAGCTAGGAACCCACGGGAACTGACTGTGGTCCAGGGAGAGGTACTGGAG GTTCTGGACCAGAGTAAACGGTGGTGGCTGGTGAAGAATGAAATGGGACGGAGCGGCTACATCCCCAGCAACATCCTGGAGCCCCTGCAGTCGGGGTTCCCTGGAAGCCAGAGCAAGTCGTTCCCTCCG GCTCCAGGGCTTCGACTTAGCTCAAGGCCTGAGGAGGTCACAGCCTGGTTGCAGGCAGAGAACTTCTCCACTGT TGAAGACTCTCGGGTCCATGACGGGGCGCCAGCTGCTTCACATGAGACCTGGGGAGCTACAGATGCTGTGTCCCCAGGAGGCCCCAAAGGTCCTGGCACGGCTGGAGGCTGTCAGAAGGATGCTGGGG ATGAACCCTTAGGCAGCAACTCAAACACCTCCAAGACCAAGACTTTCTCACAAGCAAGATGGTGGATATGA
- the EPS8L3 gene encoding epidermal growth factor receptor kinase substrate 8-like protein 3 isoform X3 — MSRPSSRAIYLHRKEYLQNLTSEPTHLQFRVEHLLTCKLGTQRVQEPKDALQKLQGMDAQGQVWSQDLLLQVRDGRLQLLDIETKEELESYRLDGIKDMDVALNTCSYNSVLSITVQDSGLPATSTLLFQCQEVGAEQLKISLQKALEEELEQRPRFGALLSGQDRCRGPLLERPIPKEQVPPLECRPPPEQHHWMTPEHNTPRSPRPLPHHSIIQNSSAFTLPPSRRSPSPGDPGQDQEVLSHVLRDIELFMEKLKEDQSNTSHKKKRQRKKQIKHQGGITEAHYIDCFQKIKYSFNLLGNLATMLQDTGAPVFIHLLFQTLNSILEQCPEPGLAVQVISPLLTTKAVDLLQSCLSPPESNLWKGLGIAWTTSQSKWTGSEPLPYQPTFYDGWQLPEPSYEEPSRYQDSTSLCGGSPRLGSNSHFAQEETHNHGRHPGPSRPRPVKPAVKMQVLYEFEARNPRELTVVQGEVLEVLDQSKRWWLVKNEMGRSGYIPSNILEPLQSGFPGSQSKSFPPHSEDSRVHDGAPAASHETWGATDAVSPGGPKGPGTAGGCQKDAGDEPLGSNSNTSKTKTFSQARWWI, encoded by the exons ATGTCCCGGCCCAGCAGCAGAGCCATTTACT TGCACCGGAAGGAGTACTTGCAGAATCTCACCTCAGAGCCCACCCACCTGCAGTTCAGGGTGGAG cACCTGCTGACATGTAAGCTGGGGACGCAGAGAGTCCAGGAGCCCAAGGATGCCCTGCAAAAGCTGCAGGGAATGGATGCTCAGGGCCAGGTGTGGAGCCAGGACTTGCTCCTGCAGGTCAGGGATGGCCGGCTCCAGCTGCTGGACATCGAGACAAAG GAGGAACTGGAATCTTACCGCCTGGACGGCATCAAGGACATGGACGTGGCACTCAACACCTGCTCCTACAACTCTGTCCTGTCCATCACTGTGCAGGATTCAGGCCTGCCAGCCACTAGCACTCTGCTTTTCCAGTGCCAGGAAGTGGGG GCAGAGCAACTGAAGATCAGCCTGCAGAAGGCTCTGGAGGAGGAGCTAGAGCAAAG GCCCCGATTCGGAGCCCTTCTCTCAGGTCAGGACAGATGCAGGGGGCCTCTTCTGGAAAGGCCGATCCCTAAGGAGCAGGTACCTCCTCTGGAGTGTAGACCCCCTCCAGAGCAGCACCACTGGATGACCCCAGAGCACA ACACACCACGATCCCCAAGGCCCCTGCCACACCACTCCATCATCCAAAACTCAAGTGCCTTCACTTTGCCTCCTTCGAGGAGGTCCCCATCCCCCGGGGACCCAGGACAGGATCAG GAGGTGCTGAGCCACGTCCTAAGAGACATCGAGCTATTCATGGAAAAGCTGAAGGAGGACCAGTCAAACACCAGTcataagaagaagagacagaggaagaaacagataaaGCATCAGGGGG GGATAACAGAGGCACATTACATCGACTGCTTCCAGAAGATCAAGTACAGCTTCAACCTCCTG GGAAACCTGGCCACGATGCTGCAGGATACAGGCGCCCCTGTGTTCATACACCTCCTCTTCCAAACTCTGAACTCC ATCCTGGAGCAGTGCCCTGAGCCTGGCCTAGCAGTCCAAGTGATCTCACCCCTCCTCACCACCAAGGCCGTTGATCTGCTGCAGTCCTGTCTAAGCCCACCTGAGAGTAACCTCTGGAAGGGGCTGGGCATAGCCTGGACCACCAGCCA GTCCAAATGGACAGGCAGTGAGCCCCTGCCCTACCAACCCACATTCTATGACGGTTGGCAGCTTCCAGAACCTTCCTACGAG GAACCTTCAAGATACCAAGACTCTACTTCCCTCTG TGGGGGGAGCCCTAGGTTAGGGAGCAACTCGCACTTTGCTCAAGAGGAGACACACAACCACGGACGCCACCCTGGGCCCTCCAGACCCAGACCTGTCAAGCCAGCCGTGAAAATGCAAGTCCTATATGAGTTTGAAGCTAGGAACCCACGGGAACTGACTGTGGTCCAGGGAGAGGTACTGGAG GTTCTGGACCAGAGTAAACGGTGGTGGCTGGTGAAGAATGAAATGGGACGGAGCGGCTACATCCCCAGCAACATCCTGGAGCCCCTGCAGTCGGGGTTCCCTGGAAGCCAGAGCAAGTCGTTCCCTCCG CACAGTGAAGACTCTCGGGTCCATGACGGGGCGCCAGCTGCTTCACATGAGACCTGGGGAGCTACAGATGCTGTGTCCCCAGGAGGCCCCAAAGGTCCTGGCACGGCTGGAGGCTGTCAGAAGGATGCTGGGG ATGAACCCTTAGGCAGCAACTCAAACACCTCCAAGACCAAGACTTTCTCACAAGCAAGATGGTGGATATGA
- the EPS8L3 gene encoding epidermal growth factor receptor kinase substrate 8-like protein 3 isoform X5 yields MSRPSSRAIYLHRKEYLQNLTSEPTHLQFRVEHLLTCKLGTQRVQEPKDALQKLQGMDAQGQVWSQDLLLQVRDGRLQLLDIETKEELESYRLDGIKDMDVALNTCSYNSVLSITVQDSGLPATSTLLFQCQEVGAEQLKISLQKALEEELEQRPRFGALLSGQDRCRGPLLERPIPKEQVPPLECRPPPEQHHWMTPEHNTPRSPRPLPHHSIIQNSSAFTLPPSRRSPSPGDPGQDQEVLSHVLRDIELFMEKLKEDQSNTSHKKKRQRKKQIKHQGGITEAHYIDCFQKIKYSFNLLGNLATMLQDTGAPVFIHLLFQTLNSILEQCPEPGLAVQVISPLLTTKAVDLLQSCLSPPESNLWKGLGIAWTTSQSKWTGSEPLPYQPTFYDGWQLPEPSYEEPSRYQDSTSLCGGSPRLGSNSHFAQEETHNHGRHPGPSRPRPVKPAVKMQVLYEFEARNPRELTVVQGEVLEVLDQSKRWWLVKNEMGRSGYIPSNILEPLQSGFPGSQSKSFPPMNP; encoded by the exons ATGTCCCGGCCCAGCAGCAGAGCCATTTACT TGCACCGGAAGGAGTACTTGCAGAATCTCACCTCAGAGCCCACCCACCTGCAGTTCAGGGTGGAG cACCTGCTGACATGTAAGCTGGGGACGCAGAGAGTCCAGGAGCCCAAGGATGCCCTGCAAAAGCTGCAGGGAATGGATGCTCAGGGCCAGGTGTGGAGCCAGGACTTGCTCCTGCAGGTCAGGGATGGCCGGCTCCAGCTGCTGGACATCGAGACAAAG GAGGAACTGGAATCTTACCGCCTGGACGGCATCAAGGACATGGACGTGGCACTCAACACCTGCTCCTACAACTCTGTCCTGTCCATCACTGTGCAGGATTCAGGCCTGCCAGCCACTAGCACTCTGCTTTTCCAGTGCCAGGAAGTGGGG GCAGAGCAACTGAAGATCAGCCTGCAGAAGGCTCTGGAGGAGGAGCTAGAGCAAAG GCCCCGATTCGGAGCCCTTCTCTCAGGTCAGGACAGATGCAGGGGGCCTCTTCTGGAAAGGCCGATCCCTAAGGAGCAGGTACCTCCTCTGGAGTGTAGACCCCCTCCAGAGCAGCACCACTGGATGACCCCAGAGCACA ACACACCACGATCCCCAAGGCCCCTGCCACACCACTCCATCATCCAAAACTCAAGTGCCTTCACTTTGCCTCCTTCGAGGAGGTCCCCATCCCCCGGGGACCCAGGACAGGATCAG GAGGTGCTGAGCCACGTCCTAAGAGACATCGAGCTATTCATGGAAAAGCTGAAGGAGGACCAGTCAAACACCAGTcataagaagaagagacagaggaagaaacagataaaGCATCAGGGGG GGATAACAGAGGCACATTACATCGACTGCTTCCAGAAGATCAAGTACAGCTTCAACCTCCTG GGAAACCTGGCCACGATGCTGCAGGATACAGGCGCCCCTGTGTTCATACACCTCCTCTTCCAAACTCTGAACTCC ATCCTGGAGCAGTGCCCTGAGCCTGGCCTAGCAGTCCAAGTGATCTCACCCCTCCTCACCACCAAGGCCGTTGATCTGCTGCAGTCCTGTCTAAGCCCACCTGAGAGTAACCTCTGGAAGGGGCTGGGCATAGCCTGGACCACCAGCCA GTCCAAATGGACAGGCAGTGAGCCCCTGCCCTACCAACCCACATTCTATGACGGTTGGCAGCTTCCAGAACCTTCCTACGAG GAACCTTCAAGATACCAAGACTCTACTTCCCTCTG TGGGGGGAGCCCTAGGTTAGGGAGCAACTCGCACTTTGCTCAAGAGGAGACACACAACCACGGACGCCACCCTGGGCCCTCCAGACCCAGACCTGTCAAGCCAGCCGTGAAAATGCAAGTCCTATATGAGTTTGAAGCTAGGAACCCACGGGAACTGACTGTGGTCCAGGGAGAGGTACTGGAG GTTCTGGACCAGAGTAAACGGTGGTGGCTGGTGAAGAATGAAATGGGACGGAGCGGCTACATCCCCAGCAACATCCTGGAGCCCCTGCAGTCGGGGTTCCCTGGAAGCCAGAGCAAGTCGTTCCCTCCG ATGAACCCTTAG